From a single Myxocyprinus asiaticus isolate MX2 ecotype Aquarium Trade chromosome 33, UBuf_Myxa_2, whole genome shotgun sequence genomic region:
- the LOC127424394 gene encoding plasma membrane calcium-transporting ATPase 3-like isoform X1 produces MGDLGNSTVEFQPKKLGMDGGGHEGDFGVSLDDLCSLMELRGAEALQKIQESYSDTEGLCHRLKTSPADGLSDNPADLEKRRQVFGQNFIPPKKPKTFLQLVWEALQDVTLIILEIAAIISLGLSFYQPPGGDIEACGNVSAGAEDEGEAEAGWIEGAAILLSVICVVLVTAFNDWSKEKQFRGLQSRIEQEQRFAVVRNGTVIQIPVAEMVVGDVAQVKYGDLLPADGVLIQGNDLKIDESSLTGESDHVRKSTDKDPMLLSGTHVMEGSGKMVVIAVGVNSQTGIIFTLLGAGEVEEEKKDCKKGKQDGTLENNQNKAKKQDEAVAMEMQPLKSAEGGEVEEKEKKKTSVPKKEKSVLQGKLTNLAVQIGKAGLVMSAITVIILMLYFVIETFVIQGRVWLTECTPIYVQYFMKFFIIGVTVLVVAVPEGLPLAVTISLAYSVKKMMKDNNLVRHLDACETMGNATAICSDKTGTLTTNRMTVVQIFVEDQHFQDVPTPDQINRKTLELITTAIAVNCAYTSKIIAADKEGGLPKQVGNKTECSLLGLVLDLKLDYQAVREQIPEEKLYKVYTFNSVRKSMSTVIQMPDGSFRLYSKGASEILLKKCSFILARDGEARAFKARDRDEMVKNVIEPMACDGLRTICIAYRELPADPMPDWENETDIVSNLTCISVVGIEDPVRPEVPDAIKKCQQAGITVRMVTGDNINTARAIAAKCGIIHPGDDFLCMEGKDFNMRIRNEKGEIEQERIDKIWPKLRVLARSSPTDKHTLVKGIIDSTVLEQRQVVAVTGDGTNDGPALKKADVGFAMGIAGTDVAKEASDIILTDDNFSSIVKAVMWGRNVYDSISKFLQFQLTVNVVAVIVAFTGACITQDSPLKAVQMLWVNLIMDTFASLALATEPPTEALLLRKPYGRNNPLISRTMMKNILGHAVYQLIIIFTLLFVGEKIFDIDSGRNAPLHSPPSEHYTIIFNIFVLMQLFNEINARKIHGERNVFDGIFSNPIFCSIVLGTFAIQIVIVQFGGKPFSCSPLNVEQWLWCLFVGMGELLWGQVIASVPTNQLKCLKEAGHGPAPDEMMDEELAEDEEEIDYAERELRRGQILWFRGLNRIQTQMEVVSTFKRSGSFQGAVRRRSSVLSQLHDIRVVKAFRSSLYDGIERPESRNSIHDFQAHPEFIITDSVHNIPLIDETDVDDESEHSNHNHVRVALRHPAPHSQSPPRPPRSRYPTRPLRQQSLPVTLNCNNNATESRVFLGSNDNGVAHISTCPASPLHSLETCL; encoded by the exons ATGGGGGATTTGGGCAATAGCACAGTAGAGTTTCAACCTAAGAAGCTGGGGATGGACGGAGGAGGCCATGAGGGGGATTTCGGGGTGTCGTTGGATGACTTGTGCTCGCTCATGGAGCTCAGAGGAGCAGAGGCACTGCAGAAGATCCAGGAGAGCTACTCAGATACCGAAGGCCTTTGTCACAGACTCAAGACTTCACCCGCAGATG GACTGTCGGACAACCCTGCAGACCTGGAGAAACGTCGGCAGGTGTTTGGACAGAACTTCATTCCTCCCAAGAAGCCAAAGACCTTCCTTCAGCTTGTGTGGGAGGCTCTACAGGATGTTACCCTCATAATCCTGGAAATAGCAGCCATTATTTCCCTTGGACTGTCCTTTTACCAGCCACCAGGAGGGGACATTGAAG caTGTGGTAATGTGAGTGCAGGTGCAGAGGACGAGGGAGAGGCGGAGGCGGGCTGGATCGAGGGTGCAGCTATCCTGCTCTCGGTGATCTGCGTGGTGCTGGTGACTGCGTTTAATGACTGGAGTAAAGAAAAGCAGTTCCGTGGCCTGCAGAGCCGTATCGAGCAGGAGCAGCGCTTCGCTGTGGTGCGGAACGGCACAGTTATCCAAATCCCTGTGGCTGAGATGGTGGTGGGGGATGTTGCCCAGGTCAAATATG GCGACCTCCTGCCTGCGGATGGTGTTCTTATCCAAGGGAATGACTTGAAGATCGATGAGAGCTCCCTCACCGGAGAGTCTGATCATGTACGCAAATCCACCGACAAGGATCCCATGCTGCTGTCAG GTACTCATGTAATGGAGGGGTCAGGAAAAATGGTGGTGATTGCAGTCGGTGTCAACTCCCAAACTGGAATCATCTTCACCCTTCTGGGGGCCGGAGAggtggaggaagagaagaaagacTGCAAGAAAG gTAAACAAGATGGGACCTTGGAGAACAATCAAAATAAAG CCAAGAAACAGGATGAGGCTGTTGCCATGGAGATGCAGCCTCTGAAGAGTGCTGAAGGTGGAGAAgtggaggagaaggaaaagaagAAAACCAGTGTGCCCAAGAAGGAGAAGTCAGTTCTTCAGGGCAAACTCACCAACCTGGCAGTGCAAATTGGAAAAGCAG GTCTGGTGATGTCCGCCATCACTGTGATTATACTGATGCTATACTTTGTGATTGAGACGTTCGTCATTCAAGGGCGGGTGTGGCTGACGGAATGTACGCCTATATATGTGCAGTACTTTATGAAGTTCTTCATCATCGGAGTCACAGTTCTGGTGGTAGCTGTGCCAGAGGGTTTGCCCCTGGCTGTCACCATATCTCTGGCCTACTCTGTAAAG AAAATGATGAAGGACAATAACCTAGTGCGTCATTTAGATGCCTGTGAAACTATGGGCAATGCCACGGCTATCTGCTCAGATAAGACAGGCACCCTCACCACTAACCGGATGACGGTGGTGCAGATTTTCGTGGAGGACCAGCACTTCCAGGATGTCCCAACACCAGACCAGATTAACCGCAAGACACTGGAGCTCATCACCACTGCTATTGCTGTTAACTGCGCCTACACCTCCAAGATCATT GCTGCAGATAAGGAAGGCGGGCTGCCCAAACAGGTGGGTAATAAGACAGAGTGTTCGCTTCTTGGTCTGGTGCTGGACCTTAAGCTGGACTACCAGGCTGTGAGAGAGCAGATCCCTGAAGAGAAGCTCTATAAAGTCTACACCTTTAATTCTGTCAGAAAATCCATGAGCACAGTCATTCAGATGCCTGACGGAAGCTTCCGCTTATACAGCAAAGGAGCCTCTGAGATCCTGCTCAAAAA ATGCTCGTTCATCCTGGCCCGTGATGGTGAGGCTCGTGCATTCAAGGCACGGGACAGGGATGAGATGGTGAAAAATGTGATTGAGCCGATGGCATGTGATGGCCTCCGTACGATCTGTATTGCCTATCGGGAGCTTCCAGCTGACCCCATGCCAGACTGGGAAAACGAGACAGACATTGTCTCCAACCTTACCTGCATCAGCGTGGTTGGCATCGAAGACCCTGTGCGACCTGAG GTCCCAGATGCCATCAAGAAGTGTCAGCAAGCAGGCATCACTGTGCGCATGGTGACGGGTGACAACATCAACACTGCACGTGCCATTGCTGCCAAGTGTGGCATCATCCATCCTGGCGATGACTTCCTGTGTATGGAGGGGAAGGACTTCAACATGCGAATCAGAAATGAGAAAGGAGAG ATTGAGCAGGAGCGAATTGACAAAATTTGGCCTAAACTGAGAGTTCTGGCTCGATCTTCCcctacagacaaacacacactagtCAAAG GTATCATAGACAGCACCGTTTTGGAGCAAAGACAGGTGGTTGCAGTCACAGGTGACGGCACAAATGATGGACCTGCCCTGAAAAAAGCTGATGTGGGCTTTGCTATG GGAATTGCTGGTACAGACGTGGCCAAAGAGGCATCTGACATAATTTTGACAGATGATAACTTCTCCAGCATAGTGAAGGCCGTGATGTGGGGGCGAAACGTGTATGATAGCATCTCCAAGTTCCTTCAGTTTCAGCTCACTGTAAATGTAGTGGCTGTCATAGTAGCTTTCACTGGTGCCTGCATCACGCAG GATTCACCCCTCAAGGCTGTGCAGATGTTGTGGGTCAATCTTATCATGGACACTTTCGCGTCACTGGCTCTTGCCACGGAGCCGCCCACTGAAGCCCTGCTCCTGAGGAAACCCTACGGCCGAAACAACCCCCTCATTTCCAGAACCATGATGAAGAACATCCTCGGACATGCAGTCTACCAGCTCATCATCATCTTCACTCTGCTCTTTGTGG GTGAGAAGATCTTTGACATAGATAGTGGGCGTAACGCTCCACTTCACTCTCCTCCCTCTGAGCATTACACCATCATCTTCAACATCTTCGTTCTCATGCAGCTCTTTAACGAGATCAACGCCCGTAAAATCCATGGAGAGAGGAACGTTTTCGATGGGATCTTCTCAAATCCTATCTTCTGTTCAATTGTGCTAGGGACCTTCGCAATACAG ATTGTCATCGTACAGTTTGGTGGGAAACCTTTCAGCTGTTCCCCCTTAAATGTAGAGCAGTGGCTTTGGTGCCTGTTTGTGGGAATGGGAGAGCTGCTCTGGGGACAG GTGATAGCATCAGTGCCAACAAATCAGTTGAAGTGTCTGAAGGAAGCGGGCCATGGGCCGGCTCCAGATGAGATGATGGATGAAGAGCTCGCtgaggatgaggaggagattgATTACGCAGAGAGAGAACTGAGAAGAGGACAGATCCTGTGGTTCAGAGGACTCAACCGAATCCAAACTCAG atgGAGGTAGTGAGTACCTTCAAGAGAAGTGGTTCCTTTCAGGGTGCAGTGCGACGTCGCTCCTCAGTGCTCAGCCAACTCCATGAC ATCCGGGTGGTGAAAGCTTTCCGTAGCTCCCTCTACGACGGCATCGAGCGGCCGGAATCGCGGAACTCCATTCATGACTTCCAGGCGCACCCTGAGTTCATCATCACAGACTCCGTCCACAATATCCCCCTGATCGACGAGACGGATGTGGACGACGAATCGGAGCATTCCAACCATAACCATGTGCGTGTGGCACTTCGTCACCCCGCCCCTCACTCTCAGTCGCCTCCAAGACCCCCGCGATCCCGTTACCCGACCCGTCCGCTGCGGCAGCAGAGTCTGCCCGTGACCCTCAACTGCAACAACAATGCCACAGAGAGCCGTGTCTTCCTCGGCTCCAACGACAACGGGGTGGCGCACATCTCCACCTGCCCCGCTAGCCCTCTGCACAGCTTGGAGACATGTCTCTAA
- the LOC127424394 gene encoding plasma membrane calcium-transporting ATPase 3-like isoform X4: MGDLGNSTVEFQPKKLGMDGGGHEGDFGVSLDDLCSLMELRGAEALQKIQESYSDTEGLCHRLKTSPADGLSDNPADLEKRRQVFGQNFIPPKKPKTFLQLVWEALQDVTLIILEIAAIISLGLSFYQPPGGDIEACGNVSAGAEDEGEAEAGWIEGAAILLSVICVVLVTAFNDWSKEKQFRGLQSRIEQEQRFAVVRNGTVIQIPVAEMVVGDVAQVKYGDLLPADGVLIQGNDLKIDESSLTGESDHVRKSTDKDPMLLSGTHVMEGSGKMVVIAVGVNSQTGIIFTLLGAGEVEEEKKDCKKEINSNSSTQLPSVEAKEHNIINGKQDGTLENNQNKAKKQDEAVAMEMQPLKSAEGGEVEEKEKKKTSVPKKEKSVLQGKLTNLAVQIGKAGLVMSAITVIILMLYFVIETFVIQGRVWLTECTPIYVQYFMKFFIIGVTVLVVAVPEGLPLAVTISLAYSVKKMMKDNNLVRHLDACETMGNATAICSDKTGTLTTNRMTVVQIFVEDQHFQDVPTPDQINRKTLELITTAIAVNCAYTSKIIAADKEGGLPKQVGNKTECSLLGLVLDLKLDYQAVREQIPEEKLYKVYTFNSVRKSMSTVIQMPDGSFRLYSKGASEILLKKCSFILARDGEARAFKARDRDEMVKNVIEPMACDGLRTICIAYRELPADPMPDWENETDIVSNLTCISVVGIEDPVRPEVPDAIKKCQQAGITVRMVTGDNINTARAIAAKCGIIHPGDDFLCMEGKDFNMRIRNEKGEIEQERIDKIWPKLRVLARSSPTDKHTLVKGIIDSTVLEQRQVVAVTGDGTNDGPALKKADVGFAMGIAGTDVAKEASDIILTDDNFSSIVKAVMWGRNVYDSISKFLQFQLTVNVVAVIVAFTGACITQDSPLKAVQMLWVNLIMDTFASLALATEPPTEALLLRKPYGRNNPLISRTMMKNILGHAVYQLIIIFTLLFVGEKIFDIDSGRNAPLHSPPSEHYTIIFNIFVLMQLFNEINARKIHGERNVFDGIFSNPIFCSIVLGTFAIQIVIVQFGGKPFSCSPLNVEQWLWCLFVGMGELLWGQVIASVPTNQLKCLKEAGHGPAPDEMMDEELAEDEEEIDYAERELRRGQILWFRGLNRIQTQMEVVSTFKRSGSFQGAVRRRSSVLSQLHDIRVVKAFRSSLYDGIERPESRNSIHDFQAHPEFIITDSVHNIPLIDETDVDDESEHSNHNHVRVALRHPAPHSQSPPRPPRSRYPTRPLRQQSLPVTLNCNNNATESRVFLGSNDNGVAHISTCPASPLHSLETCL, from the exons ATGGGGGATTTGGGCAATAGCACAGTAGAGTTTCAACCTAAGAAGCTGGGGATGGACGGAGGAGGCCATGAGGGGGATTTCGGGGTGTCGTTGGATGACTTGTGCTCGCTCATGGAGCTCAGAGGAGCAGAGGCACTGCAGAAGATCCAGGAGAGCTACTCAGATACCGAAGGCCTTTGTCACAGACTCAAGACTTCACCCGCAGATG GACTGTCGGACAACCCTGCAGACCTGGAGAAACGTCGGCAGGTGTTTGGACAGAACTTCATTCCTCCCAAGAAGCCAAAGACCTTCCTTCAGCTTGTGTGGGAGGCTCTACAGGATGTTACCCTCATAATCCTGGAAATAGCAGCCATTATTTCCCTTGGACTGTCCTTTTACCAGCCACCAGGAGGGGACATTGAAG caTGTGGTAATGTGAGTGCAGGTGCAGAGGACGAGGGAGAGGCGGAGGCGGGCTGGATCGAGGGTGCAGCTATCCTGCTCTCGGTGATCTGCGTGGTGCTGGTGACTGCGTTTAATGACTGGAGTAAAGAAAAGCAGTTCCGTGGCCTGCAGAGCCGTATCGAGCAGGAGCAGCGCTTCGCTGTGGTGCGGAACGGCACAGTTATCCAAATCCCTGTGGCTGAGATGGTGGTGGGGGATGTTGCCCAGGTCAAATATG GCGACCTCCTGCCTGCGGATGGTGTTCTTATCCAAGGGAATGACTTGAAGATCGATGAGAGCTCCCTCACCGGAGAGTCTGATCATGTACGCAAATCCACCGACAAGGATCCCATGCTGCTGTCAG GTACTCATGTAATGGAGGGGTCAGGAAAAATGGTGGTGATTGCAGTCGGTGTCAACTCCCAAACTGGAATCATCTTCACCCTTCTGGGGGCCGGAGAggtggaggaagagaagaaagacTGCAAGAAAG AAATCAATAGTAATTCATCCACGCAGTTGCCCAGTGTTGAAGCCAAAGAACACAACATCATAAATG gTAAACAAGATGGGACCTTGGAGAACAATCAAAATAAAG CCAAGAAACAGGATGAGGCTGTTGCCATGGAGATGCAGCCTCTGAAGAGTGCTGAAGGTGGAGAAgtggaggagaaggaaaagaagAAAACCAGTGTGCCCAAGAAGGAGAAGTCAGTTCTTCAGGGCAAACTCACCAACCTGGCAGTGCAAATTGGAAAAGCAG GTCTGGTGATGTCCGCCATCACTGTGATTATACTGATGCTATACTTTGTGATTGAGACGTTCGTCATTCAAGGGCGGGTGTGGCTGACGGAATGTACGCCTATATATGTGCAGTACTTTATGAAGTTCTTCATCATCGGAGTCACAGTTCTGGTGGTAGCTGTGCCAGAGGGTTTGCCCCTGGCTGTCACCATATCTCTGGCCTACTCTGTAAAG AAAATGATGAAGGACAATAACCTAGTGCGTCATTTAGATGCCTGTGAAACTATGGGCAATGCCACGGCTATCTGCTCAGATAAGACAGGCACCCTCACCACTAACCGGATGACGGTGGTGCAGATTTTCGTGGAGGACCAGCACTTCCAGGATGTCCCAACACCAGACCAGATTAACCGCAAGACACTGGAGCTCATCACCACTGCTATTGCTGTTAACTGCGCCTACACCTCCAAGATCATT GCTGCAGATAAGGAAGGCGGGCTGCCCAAACAGGTGGGTAATAAGACAGAGTGTTCGCTTCTTGGTCTGGTGCTGGACCTTAAGCTGGACTACCAGGCTGTGAGAGAGCAGATCCCTGAAGAGAAGCTCTATAAAGTCTACACCTTTAATTCTGTCAGAAAATCCATGAGCACAGTCATTCAGATGCCTGACGGAAGCTTCCGCTTATACAGCAAAGGAGCCTCTGAGATCCTGCTCAAAAA ATGCTCGTTCATCCTGGCCCGTGATGGTGAGGCTCGTGCATTCAAGGCACGGGACAGGGATGAGATGGTGAAAAATGTGATTGAGCCGATGGCATGTGATGGCCTCCGTACGATCTGTATTGCCTATCGGGAGCTTCCAGCTGACCCCATGCCAGACTGGGAAAACGAGACAGACATTGTCTCCAACCTTACCTGCATCAGCGTGGTTGGCATCGAAGACCCTGTGCGACCTGAG GTCCCAGATGCCATCAAGAAGTGTCAGCAAGCAGGCATCACTGTGCGCATGGTGACGGGTGACAACATCAACACTGCACGTGCCATTGCTGCCAAGTGTGGCATCATCCATCCTGGCGATGACTTCCTGTGTATGGAGGGGAAGGACTTCAACATGCGAATCAGAAATGAGAAAGGAGAG ATTGAGCAGGAGCGAATTGACAAAATTTGGCCTAAACTGAGAGTTCTGGCTCGATCTTCCcctacagacaaacacacactagtCAAAG GTATCATAGACAGCACCGTTTTGGAGCAAAGACAGGTGGTTGCAGTCACAGGTGACGGCACAAATGATGGACCTGCCCTGAAAAAAGCTGATGTGGGCTTTGCTATG GGAATTGCTGGTACAGACGTGGCCAAAGAGGCATCTGACATAATTTTGACAGATGATAACTTCTCCAGCATAGTGAAGGCCGTGATGTGGGGGCGAAACGTGTATGATAGCATCTCCAAGTTCCTTCAGTTTCAGCTCACTGTAAATGTAGTGGCTGTCATAGTAGCTTTCACTGGTGCCTGCATCACGCAG GATTCACCCCTCAAGGCTGTGCAGATGTTGTGGGTCAATCTTATCATGGACACTTTCGCGTCACTGGCTCTTGCCACGGAGCCGCCCACTGAAGCCCTGCTCCTGAGGAAACCCTACGGCCGAAACAACCCCCTCATTTCCAGAACCATGATGAAGAACATCCTCGGACATGCAGTCTACCAGCTCATCATCATCTTCACTCTGCTCTTTGTGG GTGAGAAGATCTTTGACATAGATAGTGGGCGTAACGCTCCACTTCACTCTCCTCCCTCTGAGCATTACACCATCATCTTCAACATCTTCGTTCTCATGCAGCTCTTTAACGAGATCAACGCCCGTAAAATCCATGGAGAGAGGAACGTTTTCGATGGGATCTTCTCAAATCCTATCTTCTGTTCAATTGTGCTAGGGACCTTCGCAATACAG ATTGTCATCGTACAGTTTGGTGGGAAACCTTTCAGCTGTTCCCCCTTAAATGTAGAGCAGTGGCTTTGGTGCCTGTTTGTGGGAATGGGAGAGCTGCTCTGGGGACAG GTGATAGCATCAGTGCCAACAAATCAGTTGAAGTGTCTGAAGGAAGCGGGCCATGGGCCGGCTCCAGATGAGATGATGGATGAAGAGCTCGCtgaggatgaggaggagattgATTACGCAGAGAGAGAACTGAGAAGAGGACAGATCCTGTGGTTCAGAGGACTCAACCGAATCCAAACTCAG atgGAGGTAGTGAGTACCTTCAAGAGAAGTGGTTCCTTTCAGGGTGCAGTGCGACGTCGCTCCTCAGTGCTCAGCCAACTCCATGAC ATCCGGGTGGTGAAAGCTTTCCGTAGCTCCCTCTACGACGGCATCGAGCGGCCGGAATCGCGGAACTCCATTCATGACTTCCAGGCGCACCCTGAGTTCATCATCACAGACTCCGTCCACAATATCCCCCTGATCGACGAGACGGATGTGGACGACGAATCGGAGCATTCCAACCATAACCATGTGCGTGTGGCACTTCGTCACCCCGCCCCTCACTCTCAGTCGCCTCCAAGACCCCCGCGATCCCGTTACCCGACCCGTCCGCTGCGGCAGCAGAGTCTGCCCGTGACCCTCAACTGCAACAACAATGCCACAGAGAGCCGTGTCTTCCTCGGCTCCAACGACAACGGGGTGGCGCACATCTCCACCTGCCCCGCTAGCCCTCTGCACAGCTTGGAGACATGTCTCTAA